The DNA window CACATTATAAGGGAGGTCGCTAGAGAGCTGAACGCAATTCTCATAACGGGTGATCAAGTACAGAGAGATATTGCCATAGCAAAGGGGATTGAAGTGATCTATTTAGAGGCTAGAAAGGAAGTAAAGCACCGTCTCGAGGATTTCTTTGACGAACATACCATGAGTGTTCACCTAAAAGCAGGTATAAGACCTTTGGCCAAAAAGGGAAAACCTGGCCAGTGGAGATTAGTTCCTATAAAAGAGGACGAACTAACTGATGCAGAGCTTGAGGAAATAGCAGATGATATAGTCGAGAGGGCTAAAAGGGACCCAGAATCGTTTATAGAGCTTGATGAGCTTGGTGCAACAGTGGTGCAGCTTAGGAATTATCGTATAGTAATAGCAAAGCCACCATTTGCTGACAGAATAGAAATAACGGCAGTAAGGCCCATAATCAAGTTAAGCATTGAGGATTATGATATTCCAGAGAAGCTTTTAGAACGTTTAACAGATAAGGCCGAGGGTATTCTAATTGGTGGTGCTCCAGGGGAAGGAAAAACTACTTTTGCCCAGGCTTTAGCGGAGTATTATGCGTCCATGGGTAAGATCGTGAAAACAATGGAAAAGCCTAGGGATCTTCAAGTTAGTGAGGAGATAACTCAGTACACGGCTCTTGCAGGGAAAATGGAAAAAACAGGGGATGTCCTTCTTTTAGTTAGGCCTGATTATACAATATTTGATGAAATGAGAAAAACAAGTGACTTTCAGATTTTTGCTGACTTACGACTTGCCGGTGTTGGAATGGTTGGCGTTGTTCATGCTACAAAACCTATAGATGCTATCCAGAGGTTTATTGGAAGGGTAGAACTTGGGATGATCCCACAAATAGTGGATACTGTAATATTCATCAGAGCCGGGGGCGTTGACAAGGTTTTAACCCTTGAATATAAGGTTAAAGTTCCCAGCGGAATGACAGAAGAGGATTTAGCTAGACCTGTAATTGAGGTTAGGGACTTCGTAACTGGTGAGCTGGAGTACGAGATATACACCTACGGTGAGGAGATAAGCGTTGTACCTGTGAAGAAAAAGGAGAAGCCCCCTGCAATGAAACTGGCAGAAAAGAAGCTTAAACAAGAAATTAAAAAGTTCCTGCCAGATGTTTATACAGAGGTTGAGCTTGCAAGTCCCCATAAGGCGGTGATATATGCAGATGAGCTTGATATACCTGCCATTATAGGCAAAAAAGGCAAAAGAATCACGGAAATCGAAAAAAAGCTTGGAATAAGCATAGACGTCAGAAGTTTTGAGGAGAAGATGGCAGAAA is part of the Thermococcus sp. MV5 genome and encodes:
- a CDS encoding PINc/VapC family ATPase → MKVFVVDTSVIVDGRLTQYLERVNEKVKVVIPEAAVAEIEHQANEGKAIGHTGLEELKKLRSLAERDKILLEFYGERPDLWQIRRAKAGEVDHIIREVARELNAILITGDQVQRDIAIAKGIEVIYLEARKEVKHRLEDFFDEHTMSVHLKAGIRPLAKKGKPGQWRLVPIKEDELTDAELEEIADDIVERAKRDPESFIELDELGATVVQLRNYRIVIAKPPFADRIEITAVRPIIKLSIEDYDIPEKLLERLTDKAEGILIGGAPGEGKTTFAQALAEYYASMGKIVKTMEKPRDLQVSEEITQYTALAGKMEKTGDVLLLVRPDYTIFDEMRKTSDFQIFADLRLAGVGMVGVVHATKPIDAIQRFIGRVELGMIPQIVDTVIFIRAGGVDKVLTLEYKVKVPSGMTEEDLARPVIEVRDFVTGELEYEIYTYGEEISVVPVKKKEKPPAMKLAEKKLKQEIKKFLPDVYTEVELASPHKAVIYADELDIPAIIGKKGKRITEIEKKLGISIDVRSFEEKMAEMPTEKITVEVEEKKKQIVLRVSPDFAKKPLKFFAGDEYIFTATPSRRGLIKVNKNTPIGRELRRVLEAGIELWASP